In Mustela nigripes isolate SB6536 chromosome 10, MUSNIG.SB6536, whole genome shotgun sequence, one DNA window encodes the following:
- the HCN3 gene encoding potassium/sodium hyperpolarization-activated cyclic nucleotide-gated channel 3 isoform X3 has translation MLLLMVGNLIVLPVGITFFKEENSPPWIVFNVLSDTFFLLDLVLNFRTGIVVEEGAEILLAPQAIRSRYLRTWFLVDLISSIPVDYIFLVVELEPRLDAEVYKTARALRIVRFTKILSLLRLLRLSRLIRYIHQWEEIFHMTYDLASAVVRIGNLIGMMLLLCHWDGCLQFLVPMLQDFPPDCWVAINHMVNHSWGRQYSHALFKAMSHMLCIGYGQQAPVGAPDVWLTMLSMTVGATCYAMFIGHATALIQSLDSSRRQYQEKYKQVEQYMSFHKLPADTRQRIHDYYEHRYQGKMFDEESILGELSEPLREEIINFTCRGLVAHMPLFAHADPSFVTAVLTKLRFEVFQPGDLVVREGSVGRKMYFIQHGLLSVLARGARDTRLTDGSYFGEICLLTRGRRTASVRADTYCRLYSLSVDHFNAVLEEFPMMRRAFETVAVDRLRRIGKKNSVLQRKRSEPSPGSSGGTMEQHLVQHDRDMARGVRGLAPGTGARLSGKPVLWEPLVHAPLQAAAVTSSVAIALTHQRGPLPLSPDSPAALLARSRRSAGSPASPLVPVRAGPLLARGPWASTSRLPVPPARTLHASLSRAGRSQVSLLGPPPGGGGRRLGLRGRPLSASQPSLPQRAAGDGSPGRKGSGSERLSSSGLLAKLPGTAQPPRPSVPEPAAPRGPQLSANM, from the exons ATGCTCCTGCTGATGGTGGGGAACCTCATTGTGCTGCCTGTGGGCATCACCTTCTTCAAGGAGGAGAACTCCCCGCCTTGGATCGTCTTCAACGTCCTCTCCGACACCTTCTTCCTGCTCGACCTGGTGCTCAACTTCCGCACGGGCATTGTGGTTGAGGAGGGCGCTGAAATCCTGCTGGCCCCACAGGCCATCCGGTCGCGCTACCTGCGCACCTGGTTCCTGGTCGACCTCATCTCGTCCATCCCGGTGGACTACATCTTCCTGGTGGTGGAGCTGGAGCCCCGACTGGACGCCGAGGTTTACAAGACGGCGCGCGCCCTGCGCATCGTACGCTTCACCAAGATCCTCAGCCTGCTGCGGCTGCTCCGCCTCTCCCGACTCATCCGCTACATCCAccagtgggaggag ATCTTTCACATGACCTATGACCTGGCCAGTGCCGTGGTGCGAATCGGCAACCTCATTGGAATGATGCTGCTGCTGTGCCACTGGGACGGCTGTCTGCAGTTCCTGGTCCCCATGCTGCAGGACTTCCCTCCCGACTGCTGGGTCGCCATCAACCACATGGTG AACCACTCGTGGGGGCGTCAGTATTCCCACGCCCTGTTCAAGGCCATGAGCCACATGCTGTGCATCGGGTACGGGCAGCAGGCGCCTGTGGGCGCGCCCGATGTCTGGCTGACCATGCTCAGCATGACCGTGGGCGCCACCTGTTACGCCATGTTCATCGGCCACGCCACGGCGCTCATCCAGTCCCTGGACTCTTCCCGGCGTCAGTACCAGGAGAAG tacaagcaggtggagcagtaCATGTCCTTCCACAAGCTGCCGGCCGACACCCGGCAGCGCATCCATGACTACTACGAGCACCGCTACCAGGGAAAGATGTTCGACGAGGAGAGCATCCTGGGGGAGCTGAGCGAGCCGCTGCgggag GAGATCATCAACTTCACGTGCCGGGGCCTGGTGGCCCACATGCCGCTGTTCGCTCACGCTGACCCCAGCTTCGTCACGGCCGTGCTCACCAAGCTGCGCTTTGAGGTCTTCCAGCCGGGGGACCTCGTGGTGCGTGAGGGCTCCGTGGGCAGGAAGATGTACTTCATCCAGCATGGGCTGCTCAGTGTGCTGGCGCGCGGCGCTCGGGACACCCGCCTCACTGACGGATCCTACTTTGGGG AGATCTGTCTGCTGACGCGGGGCCGACGCACAGCCAGTGTCCGGGCGGACACCTACTGCCGCCTCTACTCGCTCAGCGTGGACCATTTCAACGCGGTGCTGGAGGAGTTCCCCATGATGCGGCGGGCCTTCGAGACCGTGGCCGTGGATCGGCTGCGCCGTATCG GCAAGAAGAACTCCGTGCTGCAGCGGAAGCGTTCTGAGCCCAGTCCAGGGAGCAGCGGGGGTACCATGGAGCAGCACTTGGTGCAACACGACAGGGACATGGCCCGGGGCGTTCGGGGCCTAGCCCCAGGCACAGGAGcccggctcagcgggaagccagtGCTGTGGGAGCCACTGGTGCACGCACCCCTGCAGGCAGCCGCAGTGACCTCCAGTGTGGCCATCGCCCTAACCCACCAGCGgggccctctgcccctctcccctgactCTCCGGCCGCCCTCCTTGCTCGCTCTCGACGCTCTGcaggctccccagcctccccactaGTGCCTGTCCGAGCTGGCCCTCTGCTGGCCCGGGGTCCGTGGGCCTCTACCTCCCGCCTGCCCGTCCCACCTGCCCGAACCCTCCATGCCAGCCTGTCCCGGGCCGGACGCTCCCAGGTGTCCTTGCTGGGTCCCCCCCCAGGGGGAGGTGGACGGCGACTAGGACTTCGGGGCCGCCCACTCTCAGCCTCCCAACCCTCTCTGCCTCAACGGGCAGCCGGGGACGGCTCTCCTGGGCGCAAAGGCTCAGGAAGTGAACGCCTGTCCTCCTCAGGGCTCCTGGCCAAGCTTCCAGGGACAGCCCAGCCCCCCAGGCCATCAGTGCCTGAGCCAGCTGCCCCTCGGGGCCCCCAGCTCTCTGCCAACATGTGA
- the HCN3 gene encoding potassium/sodium hyperpolarization-activated cyclic nucleotide-gated channel 3 isoform X2, protein MLPWSVSYLKWNPWVAGNANVFYWDLTMLLLMVGNLIVLPVGITFFKEENSPPWIVFNVLSDTFFLLDLVLNFRTGIVVEEGAEILLAPQAIRSRYLRTWFLVDLISSIPVDYIFLVVELEPRLDAEVYKTARALRIVRFTKILSLLRLLRLSRLIRYIHQWEEIFHMTYDLASAVVRIGNLIGMMLLLCHWDGCLQFLVPMLQDFPPDCWVAINHMVNHSWGRQYSHALFKAMSHMLCIGYGQQAPVGAPDVWLTMLSMTVGATCYAMFIGHATALIQSLDSSRRQYQEKYKQVEQYMSFHKLPADTRQRIHDYYEHRYQGKMFDEESILGELSEPLREEIINFTCRGLVAHMPLFAHADPSFVTAVLTKLRFEVFQPGDLVVREGSVGRKMYFIQHGLLSVLARGARDTRLTDGSYFGEICLLTRGRRTASVRADTYCRLYSLSVDHFNAVLEEFPMMRRAFETVAVDRLRRIGKKNSVLQRKRSEPSPGSSGGTMEQHLVQHDRDMARGVRGLAPGTGARLSGKPVLWEPLVHAPLQAAAVTSSVAIALTHQRGPLPLSPDSPAALLARSRRSAGSPASPLVPVRAGPLLARGPWASTSRLPVPPARTLHASLSRAGRSQVSLLGPPPGGGGRRLGLRGRPLSASQPSLPQRAAGDGSPGRKGSGSERLSSSGLLAKLPGTAQPPRPSVPEPAAPRGPQLSANM, encoded by the exons ATGCTTCCCTGGAGCGTCAGTTACTTAAAATGGAACCCCTGGGTTGCAGGGAATGCAAATGT GTTTTACTGGGACCTGACCATGCTCCTGCTGATGGTGGGGAACCTCATTGTGCTGCCTGTGGGCATCACCTTCTTCAAGGAGGAGAACTCCCCGCCTTGGATCGTCTTCAACGTCCTCTCCGACACCTTCTTCCTGCTCGACCTGGTGCTCAACTTCCGCACGGGCATTGTGGTTGAGGAGGGCGCTGAAATCCTGCTGGCCCCACAGGCCATCCGGTCGCGCTACCTGCGCACCTGGTTCCTGGTCGACCTCATCTCGTCCATCCCGGTGGACTACATCTTCCTGGTGGTGGAGCTGGAGCCCCGACTGGACGCCGAGGTTTACAAGACGGCGCGCGCCCTGCGCATCGTACGCTTCACCAAGATCCTCAGCCTGCTGCGGCTGCTCCGCCTCTCCCGACTCATCCGCTACATCCAccagtgggaggag ATCTTTCACATGACCTATGACCTGGCCAGTGCCGTGGTGCGAATCGGCAACCTCATTGGAATGATGCTGCTGCTGTGCCACTGGGACGGCTGTCTGCAGTTCCTGGTCCCCATGCTGCAGGACTTCCCTCCCGACTGCTGGGTCGCCATCAACCACATGGTG AACCACTCGTGGGGGCGTCAGTATTCCCACGCCCTGTTCAAGGCCATGAGCCACATGCTGTGCATCGGGTACGGGCAGCAGGCGCCTGTGGGCGCGCCCGATGTCTGGCTGACCATGCTCAGCATGACCGTGGGCGCCACCTGTTACGCCATGTTCATCGGCCACGCCACGGCGCTCATCCAGTCCCTGGACTCTTCCCGGCGTCAGTACCAGGAGAAG tacaagcaggtggagcagtaCATGTCCTTCCACAAGCTGCCGGCCGACACCCGGCAGCGCATCCATGACTACTACGAGCACCGCTACCAGGGAAAGATGTTCGACGAGGAGAGCATCCTGGGGGAGCTGAGCGAGCCGCTGCgggag GAGATCATCAACTTCACGTGCCGGGGCCTGGTGGCCCACATGCCGCTGTTCGCTCACGCTGACCCCAGCTTCGTCACGGCCGTGCTCACCAAGCTGCGCTTTGAGGTCTTCCAGCCGGGGGACCTCGTGGTGCGTGAGGGCTCCGTGGGCAGGAAGATGTACTTCATCCAGCATGGGCTGCTCAGTGTGCTGGCGCGCGGCGCTCGGGACACCCGCCTCACTGACGGATCCTACTTTGGGG AGATCTGTCTGCTGACGCGGGGCCGACGCACAGCCAGTGTCCGGGCGGACACCTACTGCCGCCTCTACTCGCTCAGCGTGGACCATTTCAACGCGGTGCTGGAGGAGTTCCCCATGATGCGGCGGGCCTTCGAGACCGTGGCCGTGGATCGGCTGCGCCGTATCG GCAAGAAGAACTCCGTGCTGCAGCGGAAGCGTTCTGAGCCCAGTCCAGGGAGCAGCGGGGGTACCATGGAGCAGCACTTGGTGCAACACGACAGGGACATGGCCCGGGGCGTTCGGGGCCTAGCCCCAGGCACAGGAGcccggctcagcgggaagccagtGCTGTGGGAGCCACTGGTGCACGCACCCCTGCAGGCAGCCGCAGTGACCTCCAGTGTGGCCATCGCCCTAACCCACCAGCGgggccctctgcccctctcccctgactCTCCGGCCGCCCTCCTTGCTCGCTCTCGACGCTCTGcaggctccccagcctccccactaGTGCCTGTCCGAGCTGGCCCTCTGCTGGCCCGGGGTCCGTGGGCCTCTACCTCCCGCCTGCCCGTCCCACCTGCCCGAACCCTCCATGCCAGCCTGTCCCGGGCCGGACGCTCCCAGGTGTCCTTGCTGGGTCCCCCCCCAGGGGGAGGTGGACGGCGACTAGGACTTCGGGGCCGCCCACTCTCAGCCTCCCAACCCTCTCTGCCTCAACGGGCAGCCGGGGACGGCTCTCCTGGGCGCAAAGGCTCAGGAAGTGAACGCCTGTCCTCCTCAGGGCTCCTGGCCAAGCTTCCAGGGACAGCCCAGCCCCCCAGGCCATCAGTGCCTGAGCCAGCTGCCCCTCGGGGCCCCCAGCTCTCTGCCAACATGTGA
- the HCN3 gene encoding potassium/sodium hyperpolarization-activated cyclic nucleotide-gated channel 3 isoform X1 — MEAEQRPRTGADELATPELETAPSAAPAPAAAASGPLPGPASGPEPKRRRLGTLLQPTVNKFSLRVFGSHKAVEIEQERVKSAGAWIIHPYSDFRFYWDLTMLLLMVGNLIVLPVGITFFKEENSPPWIVFNVLSDTFFLLDLVLNFRTGIVVEEGAEILLAPQAIRSRYLRTWFLVDLISSIPVDYIFLVVELEPRLDAEVYKTARALRIVRFTKILSLLRLLRLSRLIRYIHQWEEIFHMTYDLASAVVRIGNLIGMMLLLCHWDGCLQFLVPMLQDFPPDCWVAINHMVNHSWGRQYSHALFKAMSHMLCIGYGQQAPVGAPDVWLTMLSMTVGATCYAMFIGHATALIQSLDSSRRQYQEKYKQVEQYMSFHKLPADTRQRIHDYYEHRYQGKMFDEESILGELSEPLREEIINFTCRGLVAHMPLFAHADPSFVTAVLTKLRFEVFQPGDLVVREGSVGRKMYFIQHGLLSVLARGARDTRLTDGSYFGEICLLTRGRRTASVRADTYCRLYSLSVDHFNAVLEEFPMMRRAFETVAVDRLRRIGKKNSVLQRKRSEPSPGSSGGTMEQHLVQHDRDMARGVRGLAPGTGARLSGKPVLWEPLVHAPLQAAAVTSSVAIALTHQRGPLPLSPDSPAALLARSRRSAGSPASPLVPVRAGPLLARGPWASTSRLPVPPARTLHASLSRAGRSQVSLLGPPPGGGGRRLGLRGRPLSASQPSLPQRAAGDGSPGRKGSGSERLSSSGLLAKLPGTAQPPRPSVPEPAAPRGPQLSANM, encoded by the exons ATGGAGGCAGAGCAGCGGCCGAGGACGGGGGCCGACGAACTGGCGACCCCTGAGCTGGAGACGGCGCCTTCTGCTGCCCCCGCGCCGGCGGCCGCGGCCTCGGGACCGCTCCCCGGGCCCGCCTCGGGGCCCGAGCCCAAGCGGAGGCGGCTCGGGACGCTGCTCCAGCCCACGGTCAACAAGTTCTCCCTTCGCGTGTTTGGCAGCCACAAAGCAGTGGAAATCGAGCAGGAGAGGGTCAAGTCAGCGGGGGCTTGGATCATCCACCCCTACAGCGACTTCCG GTTTTACTGGGACCTGACCATGCTCCTGCTGATGGTGGGGAACCTCATTGTGCTGCCTGTGGGCATCACCTTCTTCAAGGAGGAGAACTCCCCGCCTTGGATCGTCTTCAACGTCCTCTCCGACACCTTCTTCCTGCTCGACCTGGTGCTCAACTTCCGCACGGGCATTGTGGTTGAGGAGGGCGCTGAAATCCTGCTGGCCCCACAGGCCATCCGGTCGCGCTACCTGCGCACCTGGTTCCTGGTCGACCTCATCTCGTCCATCCCGGTGGACTACATCTTCCTGGTGGTGGAGCTGGAGCCCCGACTGGACGCCGAGGTTTACAAGACGGCGCGCGCCCTGCGCATCGTACGCTTCACCAAGATCCTCAGCCTGCTGCGGCTGCTCCGCCTCTCCCGACTCATCCGCTACATCCAccagtgggaggag ATCTTTCACATGACCTATGACCTGGCCAGTGCCGTGGTGCGAATCGGCAACCTCATTGGAATGATGCTGCTGCTGTGCCACTGGGACGGCTGTCTGCAGTTCCTGGTCCCCATGCTGCAGGACTTCCCTCCCGACTGCTGGGTCGCCATCAACCACATGGTG AACCACTCGTGGGGGCGTCAGTATTCCCACGCCCTGTTCAAGGCCATGAGCCACATGCTGTGCATCGGGTACGGGCAGCAGGCGCCTGTGGGCGCGCCCGATGTCTGGCTGACCATGCTCAGCATGACCGTGGGCGCCACCTGTTACGCCATGTTCATCGGCCACGCCACGGCGCTCATCCAGTCCCTGGACTCTTCCCGGCGTCAGTACCAGGAGAAG tacaagcaggtggagcagtaCATGTCCTTCCACAAGCTGCCGGCCGACACCCGGCAGCGCATCCATGACTACTACGAGCACCGCTACCAGGGAAAGATGTTCGACGAGGAGAGCATCCTGGGGGAGCTGAGCGAGCCGCTGCgggag GAGATCATCAACTTCACGTGCCGGGGCCTGGTGGCCCACATGCCGCTGTTCGCTCACGCTGACCCCAGCTTCGTCACGGCCGTGCTCACCAAGCTGCGCTTTGAGGTCTTCCAGCCGGGGGACCTCGTGGTGCGTGAGGGCTCCGTGGGCAGGAAGATGTACTTCATCCAGCATGGGCTGCTCAGTGTGCTGGCGCGCGGCGCTCGGGACACCCGCCTCACTGACGGATCCTACTTTGGGG AGATCTGTCTGCTGACGCGGGGCCGACGCACAGCCAGTGTCCGGGCGGACACCTACTGCCGCCTCTACTCGCTCAGCGTGGACCATTTCAACGCGGTGCTGGAGGAGTTCCCCATGATGCGGCGGGCCTTCGAGACCGTGGCCGTGGATCGGCTGCGCCGTATCG GCAAGAAGAACTCCGTGCTGCAGCGGAAGCGTTCTGAGCCCAGTCCAGGGAGCAGCGGGGGTACCATGGAGCAGCACTTGGTGCAACACGACAGGGACATGGCCCGGGGCGTTCGGGGCCTAGCCCCAGGCACAGGAGcccggctcagcgggaagccagtGCTGTGGGAGCCACTGGTGCACGCACCCCTGCAGGCAGCCGCAGTGACCTCCAGTGTGGCCATCGCCCTAACCCACCAGCGgggccctctgcccctctcccctgactCTCCGGCCGCCCTCCTTGCTCGCTCTCGACGCTCTGcaggctccccagcctccccactaGTGCCTGTCCGAGCTGGCCCTCTGCTGGCCCGGGGTCCGTGGGCCTCTACCTCCCGCCTGCCCGTCCCACCTGCCCGAACCCTCCATGCCAGCCTGTCCCGGGCCGGACGCTCCCAGGTGTCCTTGCTGGGTCCCCCCCCAGGGGGAGGTGGACGGCGACTAGGACTTCGGGGCCGCCCACTCTCAGCCTCCCAACCCTCTCTGCCTCAACGGGCAGCCGGGGACGGCTCTCCTGGGCGCAAAGGCTCAGGAAGTGAACGCCTGTCCTCCTCAGGGCTCCTGGCCAAGCTTCCAGGGACAGCCCAGCCCCCCAGGCCATCAGTGCCTGAGCCAGCTGCCCCTCGGGGCCCCCAGCTCTCTGCCAACATGTGA